One Nitrospiraceae bacterium genomic region harbors:
- a CDS encoding vitamin K epoxide reductase family protein, producing MAKERKQKKAPNQGGIQDSLKTSSSLSESRIPPRFSLIILLLAGVGLCLTAYLTYTASFEVHPAFCSEGSGCDIVQSSRWATFLGMPMALWGFFTYVLIAGLAWSGRGQSGSGTGILFVSLAGFAVSSYLTIISVVEIEATCPYCLTSFAIITSIAILTVIQRPPGWAKSLKEAAVISLVIVGGLHLHYSGVFDAAAGPEDPQLQALAIHLSDTGAKFYGAYWCPRCQEQKAQFLSSAKRLPYVECSSGGRGSALTPACVKADIKSYPTWILGERRLTGLKTPQELARASGFDWKD from the coding sequence ATGGCCAAAGAGAGAAAACAGAAGAAGGCCCCCAACCAAGGGGGAATTCAGGATTCTTTAAAAACTTCGTCGTCCCTGAGTGAGTCGCGGATACCTCCTCGATTTTCCTTGATCATCCTTCTCCTGGCGGGCGTCGGTCTCTGCCTGACCGCGTATCTGACGTATACGGCCTCTTTCGAGGTTCACCCGGCCTTTTGCAGTGAAGGGTCCGGATGCGACATTGTGCAAAGCAGCCGCTGGGCCACCTTTCTTGGCATGCCCATGGCCCTGTGGGGTTTCTTCACCTATGTCCTGATTGCAGGTTTGGCGTGGTCGGGTCGAGGACAATCAGGAAGCGGGACAGGGATACTCTTCGTGTCCCTAGCCGGGTTCGCGGTCAGCTCGTATTTAACCATTATCTCGGTCGTAGAAATCGAGGCGACCTGTCCCTACTGCCTCACTTCCTTTGCCATTATCACTTCGATTGCCATCCTCACCGTGATCCAACGCCCTCCTGGTTGGGCCAAATCGCTGAAGGAGGCGGCGGTGATCAGTCTGGTCATCGTGGGCGGACTTCATTTGCATTATAGCGGGGTGTTTGACGCAGCCGCCGGCCCGGAAGACCCTCAACTCCAAGCCTTGGCCATTCATCTCAGTGACACCGGAGCAAAATTTTATGGCGCCTATTGGTGCCCCCGCTGCCAGGAACAGAAAGCGCAATTCCTCTCTTCCGCCAAACGGCTCCCTTATGTGGAATGCAGCTCGGGCGGACGGGGCAGTGCCCTCACGCCGGCCTGCGTGAAAGCCGATATTAAAAGTTATCCCACCTGGATCCTTGGCGAACGGAGACTCACAGGACTCAAAACCCCACAAGAATTGGCCCGGGCATCTGGATTCGACTGGAAAGACTAG
- a CDS encoding cytochrome P460 family protein, protein MRHTSLLALILIAVGCSSMVMTPSAQSGAMPKDGELAFPSDYTSFPVFLSGVQKPDAVRDLYVNPVGAKTQAGQAFPNGSTLVMEIYNAKKDAAGNFEKGADGLLIKADLAKVFVMHKEAGWGANAPENLKNGDWIFSAFKPNGERLEVDYTKCRSCHLPLGDSKDYVHRYDEYFEKRAHGAH, encoded by the coding sequence ATGCGTCACACTAGTCTTTTGGCTCTCATCCTCATTGCGGTTGGTTGTTCTTCTATGGTCATGACTCCGTCAGCTCAATCCGGGGCCATGCCCAAGGATGGCGAGTTGGCGTTTCCGTCAGACTACACATCATTCCCCGTCTTTTTATCCGGCGTGCAAAAACCTGATGCCGTCCGCGACTTGTACGTCAACCCCGTGGGGGCCAAAACCCAAGCGGGTCAGGCCTTTCCAAACGGCAGCACCCTCGTCATGGAAATTTACAATGCGAAAAAAGATGCGGCAGGAAATTTTGAAAAAGGAGCAGATGGGCTCTTGATCAAGGCGGATCTGGCCAAAGTGTTCGTCATGCACAAAGAGGCGGGGTGGGGAGCCAATGCGCCAGAAAATCTCAAAAACGGCGATTGGATTTTCTCAGCCTTCAAACCGAATGGAGAACGGCTGGAGGTCGACTATACGAAATGCCGGAGTTGCCATTTACCCCTGGGAGACAGCAAGGATTATGTCCATCGGTATGATGAATATTTTGAAAAACGAGCGCATGGCGCCCATTAA
- a CDS encoding TonB-dependent receptor: protein MSKQGYGATSCFVLGQLSLLMVLVLHAGQVWAEESQAQMEDPATLPEVLVEGERPKLVGTGSLNLEQPSQGSSRLGLSLREIPASINVITQETMQERGLRTVSEAIQAATGVTVGDHLVSPGAFSMRGFSGSQVRLLFDGLSLGPTGFVTRPRDSWNLERIEILKGPASVLYGEGAVGGMVNLVAKRPYRGTLGTDVSVSYGSFNTVRAGLGNGGTLWTDKLHYRIDASYQNADSVMGVQHTPFTFYNLTSGVLYDVSSNLNVELSFDIAHDQSKPYSGTPFVPKSFSTDPVNSVVSTTDGRTVDANMLRKNYNVQDSDMSALTTWTKVKVGWKPTASIEVRNQSYYYTATRKWQNAETYSFNAGTQLLDRDRFLVEHEQWVAGDRLEIQVNEPIGRFENRLVSGIDFAYTNFNRPSFFSGGVDSVDPFVPTQGLFSGGATARQTARITNTAFFAEDQLTIIDPLKVVAGIRYDLTHLERERFNTAGELNPTTSFSQNFYPLTWRTGLVYDVLPQLTLYGRYATAADPVAGSLFSLSTTQRARMATGKQWEVRAKGQMWQNRLQWTVAYFDIVRKNILTSISQTEAANVGRQSSKGIEIDLAAKLTNAWKIQGNVTFLSAKFDKFSQVSGGNLVSRNGNRPPEVPQTVANLWSIYRVPVSIPVDVGAAWRYVGDRYNDNANTIRLKAYMTADAWISMGYKQFWLTFRGRNLFDKTYAIWGSQFYPDQALIGAPRTYEVSLTARF, encoded by the coding sequence ATGAGTAAACAAGGGTATGGGGCCACCAGTTGTTTCGTTCTAGGGCAACTCAGTCTATTAATGGTCTTGGTTCTGCATGCTGGGCAGGTTTGGGCAGAGGAGAGTCAGGCTCAGATGGAAGATCCTGCGACCTTGCCGGAAGTGCTGGTGGAGGGGGAGCGGCCCAAATTGGTCGGGACCGGATCGTTGAATCTTGAACAACCCAGTCAAGGGAGTTCCCGATTGGGGTTGAGTTTGAGAGAAATTCCCGCCAGCATCAATGTGATTACGCAGGAAACCATGCAGGAACGTGGCTTGCGCACGGTATCCGAAGCCATTCAGGCAGCAACGGGTGTGACCGTCGGGGATCATCTGGTTAGCCCTGGGGCTTTTTCCATGCGCGGATTCAGTGGGAGTCAGGTGCGTTTGTTGTTTGACGGGTTGTCCCTTGGCCCCACAGGATTTGTGACTCGTCCTCGAGATTCATGGAATCTTGAGCGTATTGAAATTCTGAAAGGTCCTGCTTCGGTCCTGTATGGAGAAGGGGCTGTGGGAGGCATGGTGAATTTGGTCGCCAAACGGCCCTATCGTGGGACCTTGGGAACGGATGTCTCAGTGTCCTATGGGTCGTTTAATACGGTTCGAGCAGGACTGGGGAACGGCGGGACGTTATGGACGGACAAGTTGCACTATCGGATCGATGCCAGTTATCAAAATGCCGATAGTGTGATGGGTGTCCAACATACCCCGTTTACGTTTTACAATTTGACGAGTGGGGTGCTCTACGACGTGAGTTCAAATCTTAATGTCGAACTGTCCTTCGATATTGCTCATGATCAGTCGAAGCCATATTCCGGCACCCCTTTTGTGCCCAAGTCCTTTTCCACGGATCCCGTGAACAGTGTGGTCAGTACTACAGATGGTCGAACGGTCGACGCAAACATGTTGCGCAAAAATTATAATGTGCAAGATAGCGATATGAGCGCCTTGACGACATGGACCAAGGTGAAGGTCGGGTGGAAACCTACGGCTAGCATCGAGGTGCGGAATCAAAGTTATTACTACACCGCTACCCGGAAATGGCAGAATGCCGAAACGTATTCCTTCAATGCGGGCACGCAGCTCCTTGATCGGGATCGATTTTTGGTGGAGCATGAACAGTGGGTGGCAGGCGATAGACTCGAAATACAGGTGAATGAGCCCATCGGAAGATTTGAGAATCGTTTGGTGAGTGGCATCGATTTCGCCTATACGAATTTTAATCGGCCTAGTTTTTTTAGTGGAGGGGTTGATAGCGTCGATCCCTTTGTCCCCACTCAGGGACTTTTTAGTGGGGGAGCGACTGCCAGGCAAACGGCGAGAATTACCAATACGGCATTTTTTGCGGAAGATCAATTGACGATCATTGATCCGCTGAAAGTCGTTGCGGGCATCCGTTACGACCTGACGCATCTGGAGCGAGAGCGGTTTAATACCGCCGGAGAGTTAAACCCAACCACCAGTTTCTCTCAGAATTTTTATCCACTCACCTGGCGTACTGGCCTTGTCTATGATGTGCTACCACAACTCACGCTGTACGGGCGGTATGCGACGGCCGCCGATCCTGTGGCCGGTAGTCTGTTTTCCTTAAGCACGACACAGCGTGCTCGAATGGCGACTGGCAAGCAATGGGAAGTCAGAGCCAAAGGGCAAATGTGGCAGAATCGTTTGCAATGGACTGTGGCATATTTTGACATTGTTCGGAAGAACATTCTGACGTCAATCTCCCAGACGGAAGCCGCCAACGTCGGTCGGCAATCGTCCAAGGGAATCGAGATTGATCTCGCCGCCAAACTGACCAATGCATGGAAAATTCAAGGAAATGTGACGTTTCTCTCTGCAAAATTTGATAAATTTTCTCAAGTCTCGGGTGGCAATCTGGTCTCACGAAATGGTAACCGTCCACCCGAAGTTCCACAAACCGTGGCCAATCTTTGGTCCATTTATCGGGTGCCGGTATCCATCCCGGTGGATGTGGGGGCAGCTTGGCGGTATGTGGGTGATCGATACAATGACAATGCCAATACGATCCGTCTCAAAGCCTATATGACTGCGGATGCTTGGATTTCAATGGGGTACAAGCAGTTTTGGTTGACGTTCCGCGGCCGCAACCTGTTTGACAAAACGTATGCTATCTGGGGATCGCAGTTTTATCCAGACCAAGCTCTGATCGGCGCTCCGCGGACATATGAAGTCAGTTTGACGGCCCGATTTTGA
- a CDS encoding helix-turn-helix domain-containing protein, with the protein MEKQLLRVGEAAKRLNVSRWTIYRWVEEDRLKATKIGKGSLRIFQDSIDSLIEQNRKDHWGLALIS; encoded by the coding sequence ATGGAGAAACAATTATTACGCGTCGGGGAAGCCGCCAAACGGTTAAATGTCAGCCGATGGACTATATATCGATGGGTCGAGGAAGACCGGCTGAAGGCCACCAAAATCGGAAAGGGCAGCTTACGTATCTTTCAAGATTCGATAGATTCTCTCATTGAACAAAACCGAAAAGATCATTGGGGGCTGGCTCTGATTTCCTAA